From the genome of Colletotrichum higginsianum IMI 349063 chromosome 4, whole genome shotgun sequence, one region includes:
- a CDS encoding Meiotic chromosome segregation protein, protein MSAAGLDPAQRLGDRKPIPKPVPAYLPTAGSVLTVDKALYDSAQQAPRVLVEQFTLPIRSGRAWRAPAGSIVRISTPEGPQVGDLNIWNAHNPRERFWASRTKQLHASHVSTGDRLWSNLPYMRPLATIIKDSLDWYGEDEHGGRVHDLLGTRCDPYINTVLSGGSYDFQCHSNLTRAVLPYGLNEGDVHDVINIFQVTGLDDKGRYFMNPCPAQPGDHIEFLAEQDLLMALSTCPGGDLSLWGFGEDSEEEMIKCCRPLKVEVFRLEDEGLLQRGGWKPAEVSQYQGRHGMSIPLGEVRN, encoded by the exons atgtccgccgccggcctcgaccccgCCCAACGACTCGGAGATCGGAAGCCGATCCCGAAGCCGGTTCCGGCATATCTCCCGACTGCTGGCTCAGTGCTCACAGTTGACAAGGCGCTGTACGACTCTGCACAACAAGCGCCGCGAGTCCTAGTCGAACAGTTCACTTTACCGATTCGCTCCGGACGGGCATGGAGAGCACCGGCAGGCTCCATCGTGAGGATCAGCACGCCCGAAGGCCCTCAAGTCG GCGACCTGAACATCTGGAACGCACACAACCCCCGCGAGCGCTTCTGGGCGAGCCGCACGAAGCAGCTGCACGCCAGCCACGTCTCCACTGGCGACCGTCTGTGGTCCAATCTGCCCTACATGCGGCCCCTGGCGACCATTATCAAGGACTCACTCGACTGgtacggcgaggacgagcatGGGGGCCGCGTGcacgacctcctcggcacGCGGTGCGATCCCTACATCAACACCGTcctcagcggcggcagctaCGACTTCCAGTGCCACTCGAACCTGACCCGCGCGGTATTGCCTTATGGGCTGAACGAGGGCGACGTGCACGACGTGATCAACATCTTCCAGGTCACAGGGTTGGACGACAAGGGGCGGTACTTCATGAACCCTTGCCCGGCGCAGCCCGGAGATCACATCGAGTTTCTGGCGGAGCAGGACTTGCTGATGGCGCTGA GTACTTGCCCTGGCGGCGACTTGTCTCTCTGGGGGTTCGGCGAGGAtagcgaggaggagatgatcAAGTGCTGCCGGCCGCTGAAGGTTGAAGTCTTCCGGCTGGAGGACGAGGGTCTCTTGCAGCGCGGCGGGTGGAAGCCTGCCGAGGTATCGCAGTACCAGGGGAGACACGGAATGAGCATTCCCTTGGGAGAAGTTCGCAACTGA
- a CDS encoding Peroxidase gives MRVSLLTAALAATPVLAYPGMKSTFSEIRSRADKDGNGADEGDSNELLGDLLTLDDSKLTPVGKSVKQLLTGFDKPESDEAYSTSARGGNLAAKGSAACAADTCCIWRYIANDLQATFRGKSGRCTDLARAAIRLGFHDAGGWSKSTGDLGGADGSIILSSDEMTRGENRGLEEIVAQTQVWYNQYKQYGIGMADLIQFSANAATVVCPLGPRVRTFVGRKDSSAPCPDNLLPPVTGSADFLIQLFENKTIKAHGLTALIGAHTTSQQRFVDPSRAGDPQDSSPGVWDVKFYKETLGSAPARVFKFASDVVLSRDPRISAEFKAFAGPGGQSHWNEDYAREYIRLSLLGVNNINDLTECTKALPSRSGSTFNAPDQAALDKWLATKDRVAKIADELRNGGNISNLITSVFGWLRGIFGLRFMF, from the exons ATGCGCGTGTCCCTCCTtaccgccgccctcgcggccaCCCCCGTCCTCGCCTATCCCGGCATGAAAAGCACCTTCTCCGAGATCCGTTCCCGTGCagacaaggacggcaacggcgccgacgagggcgactccaacgagctcctcggcgatctcCTCACCCTCGACGACTCCAAGCTCACCCCGGTCGGGAAGAGCGTCAAGCAGCTCCTCACGGGCTTCGACAAGCCCGAGAGCGACGAGGCCTATTCCACCTCTGCCCGCGGCGGgaacctcgccgccaagggctCCGCGGCCTGCGCTGCCGACACCTGCTGCATCTGGCGATACATTGCAAACGACTTGCAGGCCACCTTCCGGGGCAAGTCAGGTCGTTGCACCGACCTTGCCCGTGCCGCCATCCGTCTGGGATTCCATGATGCCGGCGGTTGGTCCAAGAGCACCGGGGACCTTGGAGGCGCTGATGGCTCGATTATCCTGTCGTCTGATGAGATGACTCGTGGAGAGAACAGAGGTCTTGAGGAGATTGTTGCGCAGACCCAGGTCTGGTACAACCAGTACAAGCAGTACGGCATCGGCATGGCCGATCTCATCCAGTTCTCCGCCAACGCTGCCACCGTCGT TTGCCCTCTCGGACCTCGTGTACGCACCTTCGTGGGCCGCAAGGACTCTTCCGCCCCTTGCCCTGACAACTTGCTTCCTCCCGTGACCGGCTCCGCCGATTTCTTGATCCAGCTCTTCGAGAACAAGACGATCAAGGCCCACGGCCTCACGGCCCTCATTGGCGCCCATACCACCAGCCAGCAGCGGTTCGTCGACCCCAgccgcgccggcgacccGCAGGACAGCTCCCCGGGTGTCTGGGACGTCAAGTTCTACAAGGAGACCCTCGGATCCGCCCCGGCTCGCGTCTTCAAGTTCGCCAGCGACGTCGTGCTCTCCAGAGACCCCCGCATCAGCGCCGAGTTCAAGGCCTTTGCCGGCCCGGGGGGACAGTCCCACTGGAACGAGGACTACGCCCGGGAGTACAtccgcctctccctcctcggcgtcaacaacatcaacgacCTGACCGAGTGCACCAAGGCCCTGCCCTCCCGCTCCGGCAGCACCTTCAACGCCCCCGaccaggccgccctcgacaagtGGCTCGCCACCAAGGACCGCGTTGCCAAGATTGCCGACGAGCTGCGGAACGGCGGCAACATCAGCAATCTCATCACCTCCGTGTTCGGATGGCTCAGGGGCATCTTCGGTCTCAGGTTCATGTTCTAG
- a CDS encoding Glycosyltransferase family 71 yields MAGAKRTRVVFALFITWFLVLLFRNNDTGTQSSQSSNGGPPEHPLRDSPFDENIPPPSRGESPTLDGKLDSRPQTQQAQLIPDAHKLTAADEFIPHFAAVINLKGISQQEARAACAWPAETYVDFQFSNSLEWVVEGRPILEIELRRREWHDFVQGQMIPYASVKDRFSGRGLVIVAGNADTVMRVKVILRQLKKLGATIPVEIHYWDDEMDIGAMADLNVLYEPIYYNDLSEDHNIVHIKKDGIFGINYQLKTAALLNSRWAEPLLLDSDNIPVLDPAILYDSLQYTEYHAVFWPDIARTRPQNPAWAIFNTPCRMAEHEQESGQLLVDKGRFWYHLQLASWLNNEQGKYYNEFLLGDKDMFRFAWHALRTTFGKPRKWLTSVGTENEGFYCGHSFAQYHPDDGRVAFLHGGLVKTVSLEVMRWNRDVKGGYLRHYKRALSEESPEVSVNVAIKWDGAAYMPFHSDKFAAAQCTDMSDVEASDLDDLLPGFEQTFREIGGYWQLDQEDSTKLLVEGRQVVAKPQLNFGRA; encoded by the coding sequence ATGGCGGGAGCCAAGCGGACgcgcgtcgtcttcgccctcttCATCACATGGTTTCTGGTATTGTTGTTCAGAAACAACGACACAGGCACCCAGTCGTCCCAATCGTCCAACGGCGGACCGCCGGAGCATCCGCTGAGAGACTCCCCTTTCGACGAGAacatccctccccccagcCGCGGCGAGAGTCCCACACTCGATGGTAAACTCGACTCTCGGCCGCAGACGCAGCAAGCACAACTCATCCCCGATGCCCATAAGCTCACGGCAGCCGACGAGTTCATCCCCCATTTCGCCGCAGTTATAAACCTGAAGGGTATCTCTCAACAAGAAGCCCGTGCAGCGTGTGCCTGGCCTGCGGAAACTTATGTTGATTTTCAGTTCTCCAACTCGCTGGAAtgggtcgtcgagggccggCCGATTTTGGAGATCGAGCTACGCCGGCGAGAATGGCACGACTTCGTCCAAGGTCAGATGATCCCGTATGCGAGTGTCAAGGATCGATTCTCGGGCCGTGGGCTGGTCATTGTTGCGGGAAACGCAGACACAGTGATGCGTGTCAAGGTCATCCTGCGCCAGTTGAAGAAGCTTGGTGCTACGATCCCCGTTGAAATTCACTActgggacgacgagatggacATTGGAGCCATGGCGGACTTGAACGTGTTGTACGAACCGATATACTACAATGACCTCTCCGAAGACCACAACATTGTCCACATCAAGAAAGACGGGATCTTTGGGATCAACTACCAGCTCAAGACGGCAGCTCTCCTAAACTCCAGATGGGCCGAACCTCTTTTGCTGGACTCGGACAACATTCCCGTCCTGGACCCGGCCATCCTCTACGATTCGCTTCAGTACACCGAGTACCACGCAGTGTTCTGGCCCGACATCGCGCGCACGCGGCCCCAGAACCCGGCGTGGGCCATCTTCAACACCCCCTGCCGGATGGCCGAACACGAGCAGGAGAGCGGCCAACTGCTGGTGGATAAGGGGCGTTTCTGGTATCATCTCCAACTCGCCTCGTGGCTGAACAACGAACAGGGTAAATACTACAACGAGTTCCTGCTGGGCGACAAGGACATGTTCCGCTTTGCGTGGCATGCCCTGCGCACGACGTTTGGAAAGCCGAGGAAGTGGCTCACGAGCGTGGGGACGGAGAACGAGGGCTTCTACTGCGGCCACTCCTTCGCCCAATACCATCCagacgacggccgcgtcgCGTTCCTCCACGGCGGGCTAGTCAAGACGGTGTCTCTCGAGGTCATGCGCTGGAACCGCGACGTCAAGGGGGGGTATCTGCGGCATTACAAGAGGGCGCTGAGCGAGGAGAGCCCCGAGGTGAGCGTCAACGTGGCCATCAAGTGGGATGGCGCCGCGTATATGCCCTTCCACTCCGACAAGTTTGCGGCAGCGCAGTGTACCGACATgtccgacgtcgaggcgAGCGATCTGGACGATCTTCTGCCTGGGTTCGAGCAGACGTTCCGCGAAATCGGCGGATACTGGCAACTGGACCAAGAAGACTCGACGAAGCTGCTGGTCGAGGGCCGACAGGTCGTTGCCAAACCGCAGCTGAACTTTGGTCGCGCGTGA
- a CDS encoding AMP-binding enzyme gives MALVAAAALAGGVASGMYLDAKYHLSKDISTLRGRRAVTKAIKDSVKAGRVSPFYIFEESVQRHPYDEAIWTRDGSVSWKVTYDRSNQYAQVFLSHGVKPGDFVALFMQNSPDFAFAWVGLLAIGAAPAMINYNLAGKALLGCIEISTAKLVVVDGGPDIAAKYEDVQTELGLKGIKVINIGQERSHIYQMDPVRPGDELRSSMTPGDAMAMFYTSGTTGLPKAVALPAAAAGGLSLPNDLGFHPVDGNRERCYICMPYYHGTGGITMISQILSGSTVCMAPKFSVSNFWADIRDSHATWFVYVGETLRYLLAAPPSPRDKDHSVHAVFGNGCRPDVWKRFQDRFGIDTICEFYNSTEGALGLHNLSRGDFLANAIGHHGLLLRIKYRNKIVPVKVDAETGQIRRDPKTGLAIRAPYEVGGEILTEHPGERAFPGYFNNEDATSKKFVRDIIKKGDCFYRTGDSIRRDGDGRWFFLDRLGDTYRWKGENVSTAEVSEVLGSYPGVNEAVVYGVQLPGHDGKAGAAALDIAPGQKSSFNFADFLSYARARLPRYAVPVFVRLLNEGTATHNNKQNKVPLKNEGVDPSKVQGGDQILWIEKLGRGNTYVPFTQNDWDNLGIGRAKL, from the exons ATGGCACTTG TTGCAGCTGCCGCGCTGGCGGGAGGCGTGGCCTCTGGCATGTACCTTGACGCCAAGTATCATTTATCCAAGGACATCAGCACGCTCCGAGGTCGTCGGGCAGTGACCAAAGCAATCAAAGATTCCG TCAAGGCAGGCCGCGTATCTCCGTTCTACATTTTCGAAGAGTCGGTGCAAAGACACCCTTACGACGAAGCCATCTGGACGCGAGACGGCAGCGTATCTTGGAAGGTAACTTACGACAGATCGAACCAATACGCCCAGGTCTTCCTGTCTCATGGAGTGAAACCCGGTGATTTCGTCGCCTTGTTCATGCAGAACTCGCCAGACTTCGCTTTCGCCTGGGTGGGATTGCTCGCCATCGGCGCGGCCCCGGCCATGATCAACTACAACCTTGCCGGCAAGGCCCTCCTCGGGTGTATCGAGATCAGCACAGCCAAGTtggtggtcgtcgacggAGGCCCGGACATTGCCGCCAAGTACGAGGATGTCCAAACGGAACTCGGTCTGAAAGGCATCAAAGTCATCAACATTGGACAAGAGAGATCGCACATTTACCAGATGGATCCCGTGCGGCCGGGAGATGAACTGCGAAGCTCAATGACGCCTGGCGATGCAATGGCCATGTTCTATACCAG CGGCACCACAGGTCTTCCCAAAGCCGTTGCTTTGcctgccgcagccgcaggtGGTTTGTCGTTGCCG AACGACCTTGGCTTTCATCCGGTGGATGGAAATCGGGAAAGATGCTACATATGCATG CCATACTATCACGGAACTGGTGGCATTACAATGATATCACAAATCCTG TCCGGATCGACTGTTTGCATGGCACCCAAGTTCAGCGTCTCGAACTTCTGGGCCGACATCCGCGACTCCCACGCAACATGGTTTGTGTATGTTGGCGAGACTCTCCGTTACCTTTTAGCAgcaccgccctcgccgcgtGACAAAGATCACAGCGTCCACGCGGTGTTCGGCAACGGCTGCCGGCCCGACGTATGGAAACGCTTCCAGGACCGTTTCGGCATCGATACGATATGCGAGTTCTACAACAGCACCGAAGGCGCGCTGGGTCTCCACAACCTGTCCCGCGGAGActtcctcgccaacgccatcgGTCACCATGGTCTGTTGCTGCGAATAAAGTACAGGAACAAGATCGTCCCCGTCAAAGTCGATGCGGAGACTGGCCAGATCAGACGGGACCCGAAAACGGGACTCGCCATCCGTGCCCCTTACGAAGTCGGCGGGGAAATCTTGACAGAGCATCCCGGCGAGCGTGCGTTTCCGGGCTACTTCAACAACGAGGATGCGACGAGCAAGAAGTTTGTCAGAGACATCATCAAGAAAGGCGATTGTTTTTATCGAACCGGAGACTCGATTAGGCGTGATGGAGACGGCAGATGGTTCTTCCTGGACCG TCTGGGAGACACGTATCGATGGAAGGGCGAGAATGTGTCAACCGCAGAAGTCTCCGAGGTTCTTGGTAGCTACCCCGGAGTCAATGAAGCGGTCGTCTATGGTGTTCAACTTCCGGGGCACGACGGCAAGGCTGGCGCAGCTGCACTTGACATCGCCCCGGGCCAGAAGTCGTCATTCAACTTTGCTGACTTTCTCAG CTATGCGCGCGCCCGACTTCCAAGGTACGCGGTTCCCGTCTTCGTCCGTCTGCTGAACGAAGGGACGGCGACGCACAACAACAAACAGAACAAGGTCCCGCTTAAGAACGAAGGCGTGGATCCGAGCAAGGTTCAGGGCGGTGATCAAATTCTCTGgatcgagaagctcggcaGGGGTAACACATATGTACCATTCACCCAGAACGATTGGGACAACCTTGGCATAGGGAGGGCAAAGTTGTAA
- a CDS encoding Response regulator receiver protein, giving the protein MASSINTFLPEGNDGTSPRRAEQHDSSALPIKTTTTTTESPPIKVLVAHDNKISQRIFSKYFKLVGHDIEVVSDGKEAFETYKRNPESYQGILMKTAMPVMNGIESTRLIREFERENNLEPCSIVWTVACALSTRKDLVQKYAVNDTLRWPAKMGEFVRILNGAGIPTALPEAYKP; this is encoded by the coding sequence ATGGCTTCCTCGATCAATACTTTTCTCCCTGAGGGGAACGACGGCACGTCACCTCGGCGAGCAGAGCAACACGATTCAAGTGCCCTGCCCatcaagacgacgacgacgacgacagagTCGCCGCCCATCAAGGTCCTTGTTGCCCATGATAATAAAATCAGCCAAAGGATATTTTCCAAGTACTTCAAACTTGTGGGCCACGACATCGAAGTCGTATCCGACGGCAAAGAAGCTTTCGAGACTTACAAGAGGAACCCCGAGAGTTACCAAGGCATCCTGATGAAAACTGCCATGCCAGTCATGAACGGCATAGAATCCACGAGACTCATTCGCGAGTTCGAACGGGAGAACAATCTGGAACCGTGCAGCATCGTGTGGACTGTGGCTTGTGCGCTATCGACACGCAAGGACTTGGTGCAAAAGTATGCCGTCAACGACACATTAAGGTGGCCTGCGAAGATGGGCGAATTCGTCCGCATCCTAAATGGAGCGGGCATCCCAACAGCGCTCCCAGAGGCGTACAAACCATAA